One segment of Ananas comosus cultivar F153 unplaced genomic scaffold, ASM154086v1, whole genome shotgun sequence DNA contains the following:
- the LOC109705028 gene encoding elongation factor 1-alpha-like isoform X1: protein MGKEKVHINIVVIGHVDSGKSTTTGHLIYKLGGIDKRVIERFEKEAAEMNKRSFKYAWVLDKLKAERERGITIDIALWKFETTKYYCTVIDAPGHRDFIKNMITGTSQADCAVLIIDSTTGGFEAGISKDGQTREHALLAFTLGVKQMICCCNKMDATTPKYSKARYDEIVKEVSSYLKKVGYNPDKIPFVPISGFEGDNMIERSTNLDWYKGPTLLEALDLIQEPKRPTDKPLRLPLQDVYKIGGIGTVPVGRVETGVLKPGMVVTFGPTGLTTEVKSVEMHHEALQEALPGDNVGFNVKNVAVKDLKRGFVASNSKEDPAKEAASFTSQVIIMNHPGQIGNGYAPVLDCHTSHIAVKFAEILTKIDRRSGKELEKEPKFLKNGDAGFVKMIPTKPMVVETFSEYPPLGRFAVRDMRQTVAVGVIKSVEKKDPTGAKVTKAAAKKK from the exons ATGGGTAAGGAGAAGGTTCACATCAACATTGTGGTCATCGGCCATGTCGACTCTGGCAAGTCGACCACCACCGGCCACCTCATTTACAAGCTTGGAGGCATCGACAAGCGTGTTATCGAGAGATTCGAGAAGGAGGCTGCTGAGATGAACAAGAGGTCATTCAAGTATGCTTGGGTCCTTGACAAGCTCAAGGCTGAGAGGGAGCGTGGTATCACCATTGACATTGCTCTGTGGAAGTTCGAGACCACAAAGTACTACTGCACAGTCATTGATGCGCCTGGGCATCGTGACTTCATTAAGAACATGATCACGGGGACATCCCAGGCCGACTGTGCTGTTCTTATCATTGATTCCACCACTGGTGGTTTTGAAGCTGGTATCTCGAAGGATGGACAGACCCGTGAGCACGCCTTGCTCGCTTTCACTCTTGGTGTCAAGCAGATGATCTGCTGCTGCAACAAG ATGGATGCCACCACTCCAAAGTACTCCAAGGCCAGGTACGACGAAATTGTTAAGGAAGTTTCATCCTACCTCAAGAAGGTTGGATACAACCCCGATAAGATCCCCTTCGTCCCCATCTCCGGCTTCGAAGGTGACAACATGATTGAGAGGTCAACCAACCTCGACTGGTACAAGGGCCCAACCCTTCTTGAGGCCCTCGACTTGATTCAGGAGCCAAAGAGGCCCACCGACAAGCCTCTCCGCCTTCCCCTTCAGGACGTCTACAAGATTGGTGGTATCGGCACCGTCCCAGTGGGTCGTGTTGAAACCGGTGTCCTCAAGCCCGGTATGGTGGTCACTTTTGGGCCCACTGGGCTGACCACTGAGGTAAAGTCTGTGGAGATGCACCACGAGGCCCTTCAGGAGGCCTTACCTGGTGATAACGTTGGCTTCAACGTTAAGAACGTCGCCGTCAAGGATCTCAAGCGTGGTTTCGTCGCCTCCAACTCGAAGGAAGATCCTGCAAAGGAGGCCGCAAGCTTCACTTCTCAGGTTATCATCATGAACCACCCCGGACAGATTGGCAATGGCTATGCTCCCGTACTCGACTGCCACACCTCCCACATCGCTGTTAAGTTTGCTGAGATCCTCACCAAGATTGATCGCCGCTCTGGCAAGGAGCTCGAGAAGGAGCCCAAGTTCTTGAAGAACGGTGATGCGGGCTTTGTTAAGATGATTCCGACCAAGCCCATGGTTGTTGAGACCTTCTCCGAGTACCCGCCCCTTGGCCGTTTTGCCGTCCGTGACATGAGGCAGACCGTTGCTGTCGGAGTGATCAAGAGTGTCGAGAAGAAGGATCCCACTGGTGCCAAGGTCACCAAGGCTGCCGCGAAGAAGAAGTGA